One genomic segment of Vitis riparia cultivar Riparia Gloire de Montpellier isolate 1030 unplaced genomic scaffold, EGFV_Vit.rip_1.0 scaffold380_pilon_pilon, whole genome shotgun sequence includes these proteins:
- the LOC117909804 gene encoding uncharacterized protein LOC117909804 encodes MPIEPQSKVRKCELAMGTKENKVGGGTIILECGPNYLVVVDVPYDASAPLPIPIPGQTTTVGAAIGYQVLWPAHLVSIHTPVLASKKGKKETVNEVEVKSKSEKPQDVKNFEALVGLMLASSRAQPIDFPNDVFGESFKTFLMKEDMDMIISSKEVSSNCILYYIW; translated from the exons ATGCCAATAGAACCCCAAAGCAAG GTTAGAAAATGTGAGCTGGCCATGGggacaaaggaaaataaagtggGTGGCGGAACAATTATACTTGAATGTGGTCCCAACTATTTAGTAGTTGTTGATGTTCCTTATGATGCAAGTGCACCACTTCCCATTCCTATTCCTGGACAAACTACTACTGTTGGGGCTGCAATTGGTTACCAAGTTTTGTGGCCAGCTCATTTGGTCAGCATCCATACTCCCGTCTTG GCAtctaagaaaggaaagaaagaaacagtAAATGAAGTTGAAGTGAAATCCAAAAGTGAAAAACCACAAGATGTCAAGAATTTTGAGGCATTGGTTGGCCTTATGCTTGCAAGCTCGAGAGCACAACCTATAGACTTCCCAAATGATGTTTTTGGTGAGAGTTTCAAGACCTTCCTGATGAAAGAAGATATGGACATGATTATATCATCAAAAGAAGTATCATCCAATTGTATCTTATACTACATCTGGTGa